A window from Candidatus Methylomirabilota bacterium encodes these proteins:
- the mutL gene encoding DNA mismatch repair endonuclease MutL: MTSRIRRLPDHLINKIAAGEVVERPAAVVKELVENALDAEARTIAVDLRDGGTALVRVADDGVGMMAAELALALERHATSKLASEEDLAAIGTLGFRGEALPAICAVSRFTITTRARDAAEGTRIAGTGGSISQRLTLPAEAGTTVEVADLFFNTPARLKFLKSPATEVGACLRLLTQLAIAHPAVQFRATSDNRVTLTAPVARDVRSRVGALWGYEIGERLLGIGRAEHGVEVRGVASPPDLTRGGRDDVVIVVNGRPVRDPALFQAVLEAYRPLLPRDRFPLVALTIALPFADVDVNVHPTKAWVRFRHPRLVHEMVVAALGEALRQKAVVPAVEVALSGMRRDDRMPGALESREPAPLFAEAPAAYAAADFGRVLGQVQDTFIVSASDKEVFFLDQHAAHERVVFERLETEVATGAPASQALLFPEPLPLAPAARALLERWREPLERLGFAFEGFGGDTIVLRAVPSVLEANEPKRLIEAAVDELAGAKGGQPVLDRALAFVACRAAIKANTPLEREEMERLVAELAATGTPYFCPHGRPTVSRISLQDVRREVRRLW; this comes from the coding sequence GTGACGAGTCGGATCCGCAGGCTGCCCGACCACCTGATCAACAAGATCGCCGCCGGCGAGGTCGTCGAGCGGCCGGCGGCCGTGGTCAAGGAGCTGGTCGAGAACGCGCTCGACGCCGAGGCCCGGACCATCGCCGTCGATCTGCGCGACGGCGGGACGGCCCTGGTCCGGGTCGCCGACGACGGCGTCGGCATGATGGCCGCGGAGCTCGCCCTCGCCCTGGAGCGCCACGCGACCTCCAAGCTCGCCAGCGAGGAGGACCTGGCGGCGATCGGCACCCTCGGCTTCCGCGGGGAGGCGCTGCCGGCGATCTGTGCCGTCTCCCGCTTCACCATCACGACCCGCGCGCGCGACGCCGCCGAGGGCACGCGCATCGCCGGCACCGGCGGGAGCATCAGCCAGCGCCTGACGCTGCCGGCGGAGGCCGGCACGACGGTGGAGGTGGCCGACCTCTTCTTCAACACCCCCGCGCGGCTGAAATTCTTGAAATCGCCCGCCACCGAAGTCGGCGCCTGCCTGAGGCTGCTGACCCAGCTCGCCATCGCCCATCCGGCGGTGCAGTTCCGCGCGACGAGCGACAACCGCGTCACGCTCACGGCGCCGGTGGCCCGGGACGTGAGGTCGCGCGTGGGCGCGCTGTGGGGTTACGAGATCGGCGAGCGCCTGCTGGGCATCGGCCGCGCCGAGCACGGGGTCGAGGTGCGGGGCGTGGCCAGCCCGCCCGACCTGACGCGGGGCGGGCGCGACGACGTGGTCATCGTCGTCAACGGGCGACCGGTGCGCGATCCCGCGCTCTTCCAGGCGGTGCTCGAAGCCTACCGGCCCTTGCTCCCGCGCGACCGCTTCCCTCTGGTCGCGCTGACCATCGCGCTGCCTTTCGCCGACGTCGACGTCAACGTCCATCCGACCAAGGCCTGGGTGCGCTTCCGCCACCCGCGGCTCGTCCACGAGATGGTGGTGGCGGCGCTGGGAGAGGCCTTACGCCAGAAGGCCGTCGTCCCCGCCGTCGAGGTGGCGCTCTCCGGGATGCGCCGGGACGATCGGATGCCCGGTGCGCTCGAGTCCCGGGAGCCGGCGCCGCTGTTCGCCGAAGCTCCCGCGGCGTACGCGGCCGCCGACTTCGGCCGGGTGCTCGGCCAGGTGCAGGACACCTTCATCGTCTCGGCGTCCGACAAGGAGGTGTTCTTCCTCGACCAGCACGCCGCCCACGAGCGCGTCGTCTTCGAGCGCCTCGAGACCGAGGTCGCCACCGGCGCCCCCGCCTCCCAGGCGCTGCTGTTTCCAGAGCCGCTCCCGCTGGCCCCCGCGGCCCGCGCCCTGCTCGAGCGCTGGCGTGAGCCGCTCGAGCGCCTGGGGTTCGCCTTCGAGGGATTCGGGGGCGACACGATCGTCCTGCGCGCCGTCCCCAGCGTGCTGGAGGCCAACGAGCCCAAGCGGCTCATCGAGGCGGCGGTGGACGAACTGGCGGGGGCCAAGGGCGGGCAGCCGGTGCTCGATCGCGCGCTGGCCTTCGTCGCCTGCCGCGCCGCCATCAAGGCCAACACGCCGCTGGAGCGCGAGGAGATGGAGCGCCTGGTGGCCGAGCTGGCGGCCACCGGGACGCCGTACTTCTGTCCCCACGGGCGTCCGACGGTGAGCCGGATCTCGCTCCAGGACGTCCGGCGGGAGGTTCGACGACTCTGGTAG
- a CDS encoding HIT domain-containing protein: MKRLWAPWRMAYVASAGSAPGCIFCNALAAGDDRKSLVLLRSAHAFLILNAYPYTPGHLMSAVNRHAGTVAEATPEELADAMRLVAVATSTLAAEYRADGFNIGINQGRVAGAGIEDHLHVHVVPRWQGDSNFMPVLGEVRVLPEALEVTYDRLRSRLGG, translated from the coding sequence GTGAAGCGCCTCTGGGCGCCGTGGCGGATGGCCTACGTCGCCAGTGCCGGTTCGGCTCCCGGTTGCATCTTCTGCAACGCGCTCGCGGCCGGCGACGACCGCAAGTCCCTGGTCCTGCTGCGCTCCGCGCACGCCTTCCTGATCCTCAATGCCTACCCGTACACGCCCGGCCACCTGATGTCGGCGGTCAACCGCCACGCCGGCACGGTCGCCGAGGCCACGCCGGAGGAGTTGGCCGACGCAATGCGCCTGGTCGCCGTCGCCACCTCGACGCTCGCCGCCGAGTACCGGGCTGACGGATTCAACATCGGCATCAACCAGGGGCGCGTAGCCGGCGCGGGAATCGAGGACCACCTGCACGTACACGTGGTCCCCCGCTGGCAGGGTGACTCGAACTTCATGCCCGTGCTGGGCGAGGTGCGAGTGCTGCCCGAGGCGCTCGAGGTGACTTACGACCGCCTGCGGAGCCGCCTGGGTGGCTGA
- the mutS gene encoding DNA mismatch repair protein MutS: MAESPGGPTPMMRQYRELKRRFPDYLLLFRLGDFYELFLEDAEQGARLLQITLTARQGAPMAGIPHHAAEAYIARLVQAGRKIALCEQMEAPGKGKKLLRRDVVRLITPGTITDTAYLKGVANNFLLAVARLREATGVALLDVSTGEFWVGEDRPREAGVLDAALLRRPAEILVPESLREIPDLLGRLQATGATLTFWDPAPFVLRRAAAALAGHFEVPTLDAFGLADLTVGLSAAGGALAYVRATQGDRLNHLTRLQRLATADAMTVDRTAAETLELLESREGDGRTSLLGVINETVTPMGGRLLRQWLLRPLLDPATIGERQDAIGALIEAPATRGRLRALLRRVGDLERLTSRATLGVAHARDLVGLRACLEPLDEIRAGVAEMTPSLIAAAREDLVPLGELQALLRDALVDEPPLALHEGGIIREGWSEALAAIVDDARGGRQWIAGLEERERARTGIPSLRVRFNRVFGYGIEVTHAQTSRVPADYVRRQTLTGAERYITPELKEYEARVLGAEERRRRLEYELFEDVRRRVGGRAGELLTTARALARLDVLAALAEVAHGRGHVRPIVDRGEALVIVDGRHPVLEARAGEPVTPNDLALDGDARIVILTGPNMSGKSVYLRQTGHIVILAQMGAFVPAREARIGVVDRVFTRVGAQDNLGRGQSTFLVEMVETANILNNVTARSLVLLDEVGRGTSTFDGLAIAWSVVEALHERAGAKVLFATHFHELTQLAHRLAGVRNFHVAVREWNDEIIFLHKVRSGSTDRSYGIQVARLAGLPEPVITRAKALLTELETAGQLSTDARDATQLGLFTPPPDPIAPELARLDLAHLTPMEALNLLAKWQQTIGGGLGGPLRNLPQDCAGEARARSGEHEEREG; encoded by the coding sequence GTGGCTGAGTCCCCCGGCGGCCCCACGCCGATGATGCGGCAGTATCGGGAGCTCAAGCGCCGCTTTCCCGACTACCTGCTCCTCTTCCGCCTCGGCGATTTCTACGAGCTGTTCCTCGAGGACGCCGAGCAAGGGGCGCGGCTGCTGCAGATCACGCTCACCGCCCGCCAGGGCGCCCCGATGGCGGGCATCCCGCACCACGCCGCCGAGGCCTACATCGCCCGGCTCGTGCAGGCCGGCCGGAAGATCGCGCTGTGCGAGCAGATGGAGGCGCCGGGGAAGGGCAAGAAGCTCCTGCGGCGCGACGTGGTCCGCCTCATCACGCCGGGAACCATCACCGACACCGCGTACCTCAAGGGCGTGGCCAACAATTTCCTGTTGGCGGTGGCGCGGCTTCGCGAGGCGACCGGAGTCGCGCTGCTGGACGTCTCGACCGGCGAGTTCTGGGTCGGCGAGGACCGACCCCGGGAGGCCGGCGTGCTGGATGCGGCGCTCCTGCGCCGTCCCGCAGAGATCCTCGTCCCCGAGTCGCTGCGGGAGATCCCCGACCTCCTCGGGCGGCTCCAGGCCACCGGCGCGACGCTGACCTTCTGGGACCCGGCGCCCTTCGTCCTCCGCCGCGCCGCCGCCGCCCTCGCCGGCCACTTCGAGGTGCCCACGCTGGACGCCTTCGGGCTCGCCGACCTGACGGTGGGGCTCTCGGCGGCGGGTGGGGCGCTCGCGTACGTGCGCGCCACTCAGGGCGACAGGCTCAACCACCTGACGAGGCTCCAGCGGCTCGCTACCGCCGACGCCATGACCGTCGATCGGACGGCGGCGGAGACGCTCGAGCTGCTCGAGTCCCGGGAGGGCGACGGCCGCACCTCGCTCCTCGGCGTCATCAACGAGACGGTCACGCCGATGGGGGGCCGGCTGCTCCGGCAGTGGCTGCTGCGGCCGCTGCTCGATCCGGCGACGATCGGCGAGCGCCAGGACGCGATCGGAGCTCTGATCGAGGCGCCGGCCACCCGCGGCCGGCTGCGGGCGCTGCTCCGGCGCGTGGGGGATCTGGAGCGGCTGACGAGCCGGGCCACGCTCGGCGTGGCCCACGCTCGCGACCTCGTCGGGCTGCGCGCGTGCCTGGAGCCGCTCGACGAGATCCGTGCGGGCGTCGCGGAGATGACGCCCTCACTGATCGCCGCCGCCCGGGAGGACCTGGTGCCCCTCGGTGAGCTGCAGGCCCTGCTCCGCGACGCGCTCGTGGACGAGCCGCCGCTGGCGCTGCACGAGGGCGGGATCATCCGCGAGGGCTGGAGCGAGGCGCTCGCCGCGATCGTCGACGACGCCCGCGGGGGGCGTCAGTGGATCGCCGGCCTCGAGGAGCGGGAACGCGCCCGCACCGGCATCCCGAGCCTCCGCGTGCGCTTCAACCGCGTCTTCGGCTACGGGATCGAGGTGACCCACGCCCAGACCTCCCGCGTGCCCGCGGACTACGTGCGCCGCCAGACCCTCACCGGCGCCGAGCGCTACATCACGCCCGAGCTGAAGGAGTACGAGGCCAGGGTGCTGGGCGCCGAGGAGCGGCGGCGGCGGCTGGAGTACGAGCTGTTCGAGGACGTGCGCCGGCGCGTCGGCGGGCGCGCGGGCGAGCTGCTCACGACGGCCCGGGCGCTGGCGCGGCTCGACGTCCTGGCGGCGCTGGCCGAGGTGGCCCATGGGCGCGGTCACGTGCGCCCGATCGTGGACCGGGGCGAGGCGCTCGTGATCGTCGACGGCCGCCATCCCGTGCTCGAGGCCCGCGCCGGCGAGCCCGTCACGCCGAACGATCTCGCGCTCGATGGCGACGCGCGCATCGTCATCCTCACCGGCCCTAACATGTCCGGGAAGTCCGTCTACCTGCGGCAGACGGGGCACATCGTCATCCTGGCCCAGATGGGCGCCTTCGTCCCCGCCCGGGAGGCCCGGATCGGCGTGGTCGATCGCGTCTTCACACGGGTCGGCGCCCAGGACAACCTCGGGCGGGGCCAGAGCACGTTTCTCGTCGAGATGGTCGAGACGGCCAACATCCTGAACAACGTCACCGCGCGCAGCCTCGTCCTCCTCGACGAGGTGGGGCGCGGCACCTCGACCTTCGACGGGCTCGCCATCGCCTGGTCGGTCGTCGAAGCCCTGCACGAGCGTGCCGGGGCCAAGGTGCTCTTCGCCACGCACTTCCACGAGCTCACCCAGCTCGCCCACCGGCTGGCGGGGGTGCGCAACTTCCACGTCGCCGTGCGCGAGTGGAACGACGAGATCATCTTCCTGCACAAGGTGCGCTCCGGCTCCACCGACCGCAGCTACGGCATCCAGGTGGCGCGCCTGGCCGGGCTGCCGGAGCCGGTGATCACGCGCGCCAAGGCGCTGCTGACCGAGCTGGAGACGGCCGGCCAGCTCTCCACCGACGCCCGCGACGCCACCCAGCTGGGGCTCTTCACGCCGCCGCCGGACCCGATCGCGCCGGAGCTGGCCCGGCTCGACCTCGCGCACCTCACGCCGATGGAGGCGCTGAACCTGCTCGCCAAGTGGCAACAGACGATCGGAGGGGGCCTCGGCGGCCCCCTCCGAAACCTCCCCCAGGATTGCGCGGGCGAAGCCCGCGCCCGAAGCGGCGAACACGAGGAGCGAGAGGGATGA
- the pgsA gene encoding CDP-diacylglycerol--glycerol-3-phosphate 3-phosphatidyltransferase gives MGLANWLTVLRILLVPVFVTLLVYRKPAWALAVFVGASLTDLLDGWVARRRGMSSRLGAFLDPMADKLLLTASFVTLTYLKALPFWITAVVLTRDTLLIVGALMVLMVGGRIYPRPTWAGKATTFFQILTVLTGLLSRYFHVALAPQTIMWLAAIFTVVSGCQYLLQGMRFLNDANDAEREEHESTLRRG, from the coding sequence ATGGGACTCGCCAATTGGCTGACCGTGCTCCGCATCCTGCTGGTCCCGGTCTTCGTGACGCTCCTCGTGTACCGCAAGCCGGCCTGGGCGCTCGCCGTCTTCGTGGGGGCGTCCCTGACGGATCTTCTCGACGGCTGGGTCGCCCGCCGCCGGGGCATGTCGAGCCGGCTCGGCGCCTTTCTGGACCCCATGGCCGACAAGCTGCTGCTCACCGCCTCGTTCGTGACGCTCACGTACCTCAAGGCGCTGCCCTTCTGGATCACCGCGGTGGTGCTCACGCGGGACACGCTGCTGATCGTCGGCGCCCTCATGGTGCTCATGGTCGGTGGGCGCATCTACCCGCGGCCGACGTGGGCCGGGAAGGCGACGACGTTCTTTCAGATCCTCACGGTGCTGACCGGACTGCTCTCGCGGTACTTCCACGTCGCGCTGGCGCCGCAGACGATCATGTGGCTGGCGGCCATCTTCACGGTCGTGTCGGGGTGCCAGTACCTGCTCCAGGGCATGCGTTTCCTCAACGACGCGAACGACGCGGAG
- the miaA gene encoding tRNA (adenosine(37)-N6)-dimethylallyltransferase MiaA, producing the protein MKIPLLVIAGPTGVGKTATAVALAGRVDLEVISADSRQVYRGMDLATGKPSAAERRAVAHHLVDIVDPDDRYHAARFRSDARRLIAAIRGRGRLPAVVGGTGLYIRALLRGLDPAPPADPELRRELTALAARQGRQALHARLVREAPALALRLHPNDYVRVMRALERIRTGNAVATEQVEWRRRAEEYDVVWVGLTMERGALRRRLGERAAAMVAGGLADEVRGLLARGYDPSLPSMQGIGYREFARVAQGTLAEAEALRLMQRDTMRYAKRQWTWFTREPDIQWLDLALAGGPEGAAGMLERRLREGGLIG; encoded by the coding sequence ATGAAGATTCCCCTTCTCGTCATCGCGGGGCCGACGGGGGTCGGCAAGACGGCCACCGCGGTCGCGCTCGCCGGCCGGGTGGACCTCGAGGTGATCAGCGCCGACTCGCGTCAGGTCTACCGCGGCATGGATCTGGCGACGGGCAAGCCCAGCGCCGCCGAGCGGCGCGCGGTCGCGCACCATCTGGTCGACATCGTGGACCCCGACGATCGGTACCACGCGGCGCGCTTCCGCAGCGACGCGCGCCGTCTCATCGCGGCGATCCGGGGGCGGGGGCGCCTGCCCGCGGTCGTCGGGGGAACCGGCCTCTACATCCGGGCGCTGCTGCGCGGGCTTGATCCCGCGCCGCCGGCCGACCCGGAGCTCCGCCGCGAGCTGACCGCCCTGGCCGCCCGGCAAGGCCGCCAGGCGCTCCACGCGCGCCTGGTCCGGGAGGCGCCCGCGCTGGCGCTCCGCCTGCATCCGAACGACTACGTGCGGGTGATGCGGGCCCTCGAGCGCATCCGGACGGGGAACGCGGTGGCCACCGAGCAGGTAGAGTGGCGCCGGCGCGCGGAGGAGTACGACGTGGTCTGGGTCGGGCTGACGATGGAGCGGGGAGCGCTGCGACGGCGGCTCGGCGAGCGGGCGGCGGCGATGGTCGCCGGCGGGCTCGCCGACGAGGTCAGGGGACTCCTTGCGCGCGGCTACGACCCCTCGCTGCCGTCGATGCAGGGGATCGGGTACCGGGAGTTCGCGCGGGTCGCGCAGGGGACGCTCGCGGAGGCGGAGGCGCTGAGGCTCATGCAGCGCGACACCATGCGCTACGCCAAGCGGCAGTGGACGTGGTTCACGCGCGAGCCGGACATCCAGTGGCTCGACCTCGCGCTCGCCGGAGGTCCGGAGGGCGCCGCGGGCATGCTGGAGCGCCGGCTCCGGGAGGGAGGTCTGATCGGGTGA
- a CDS encoding integration host factor subunit beta — MTKAELIDEVSKVSSLTKKETETIVNTIFENITDALAKGDKVELRGFGSFRIRHRNSRKGRNPKTGTSVDVPEKRVPFFKVGKRLRELVNT; from the coding sequence ATGACGAAAGCGGAGCTGATCGACGAGGTCTCGAAAGTCTCGAGTCTCACCAAAAAGGAGACCGAGACGATCGTCAACACGATCTTCGAGAACATCACGGACGCCCTCGCCAAGGGGGACAAGGTCGAGCTTCGGGGCTTCGGCAGCTTCCGGATCCGCCACCGCAATTCTCGAAAGGGACGCAATCCGAAGACGGGGACGAGCGTCGACGTACCGGAAAAGCGCGTCCCGTTCTTCAAGGTCGGCAAGCGCCTGCGCGAGCTCGTGAACACGTGA
- the hflX gene encoding GTPase HflX — protein MKNGRGNGVVLTRAARERAVIAAVKLPSQGRWAVEESLDELGGLAAAAGATVVHRVVQERQAPTPALYFGRGKVAAIGEIARQTGADLLICDDALSPGQERNVSQALGIKVIDRTALILDIFAQRARTSEGKLQVELAQLTYLLPRLVGQWTHLERLGGGIGTRGPGETQLESDRRVIRRRIIQIRRELERVRVHRRVQREGRRRAGLPVVALVGYTNAGKTTLLNRLTGSRLVAADQLFVTLDPAARLVSGDSRQPFILTDTVGFIRKLPHELIAAFRATLEELADADVLLHVVDASHPALEEHMAAVQGLLRELEIDDRPTLLVLNKVDRVHEPRAIDRLVEARGGVPVSAVTGEGFDHLRGAIDAAVRRPGGAVTLQIPHGEGTALALCYARGRVLARADAADHVRLEVELPPSVRDALASYRV, from the coding sequence GTGAAGAACGGACGCGGCAACGGCGTCGTACTCACGCGCGCCGCGCGCGAGCGGGCGGTGATCGCGGCGGTCAAGCTGCCGTCGCAGGGCCGCTGGGCGGTCGAGGAGTCGCTCGACGAGCTGGGGGGGCTGGCCGCCGCGGCCGGCGCCACCGTCGTGCACCGCGTGGTGCAGGAGCGCCAGGCCCCCACGCCCGCGCTCTACTTCGGGCGGGGCAAAGTCGCCGCCATCGGCGAGATCGCGCGCCAGACTGGCGCCGACCTCCTGATCTGCGACGATGCGCTCTCGCCCGGCCAGGAGCGCAACGTCTCTCAGGCCCTGGGCATCAAGGTGATCGACCGGACGGCGCTGATCCTCGACATCTTCGCCCAGCGCGCGCGCACCAGCGAGGGCAAGCTTCAGGTGGAGCTGGCCCAGCTCACCTATCTGCTCCCCCGGCTGGTCGGCCAGTGGACCCACCTGGAGCGCCTGGGCGGAGGGATCGGCACCCGGGGGCCGGGCGAGACCCAGCTGGAATCCGACCGGCGCGTCATCCGCCGACGCATCATACAGATTCGCCGCGAGCTGGAGCGCGTGCGCGTGCATCGGCGCGTGCAGCGGGAGGGGCGGCGCCGCGCCGGCCTGCCGGTGGTGGCGCTGGTCGGCTACACCAACGCCGGCAAGACGACGCTGCTCAACCGGCTCACGGGCTCGCGCCTGGTCGCGGCCGACCAGCTCTTCGTGACGCTCGATCCGGCCGCGCGGCTCGTCAGCGGCGACAGCCGCCAGCCCTTCATCCTCACCGACACCGTGGGATTCATCCGCAAGCTGCCGCACGAGCTGATCGCGGCCTTCCGCGCCACCCTGGAGGAGCTGGCGGACGCCGACGTCCTCCTGCACGTGGTGGACGCCAGTCACCCGGCGCTGGAGGAGCACATGGCGGCGGTGCAGGGCCTGCTGCGCGAGCTCGAGATCGACGATCGCCCGACGCTGCTCGTGCTGAACAAGGTCGACCGTGTCCACGAACCTCGCGCCATCGACCGGCTCGTCGAGGCCCGCGGGGGCGTGCCGGTCTCGGCAGTCACCGGCGAGGGATTCGACCACCTGCGGGGCGCCATCGACGCGGCCGTCCGGCGGCCGGGGGGCGCGGTGACCCTCCAGATCCCGCACGGGGAGGGCACGGCGCTGGCGCTGTGCTATGCCCGCGGCCGCGTGCTCGCGCGGGCCGACGCCGCCGACCATGTGCGGCTGGAGGTCGAGCTGCCGCCGTCGGTCCGGGACGCCCTGGCCTCGTACCGCGTGTAG